The nucleotide sequence GGCGCCGGGTCCTCCCCCGCGTTCGCCCATGTCACGGCCTGTCTCGCCAATGCCGACCTGCCCGTGGAGGAGACCGCCCTCCAGGCCGAGCTCCTCGGCCGGGGCTGGAGCCGGTCGGTGCGGGTGCACAACGACACCTTCGCCGTACTGCGGGCCGGGCTCGACGAGCCGCGCGGAGTCGCGGTGGTGTGCGGGGCGGGGATCAACTGCGTCGGGATGACGCCGGACGGGCGGACCGCGCGCTTCCCCGCGATCGGGAAGCTCTCCGGGGACTGGGGCGGCGGCGGCGGCATGGCCGAGGAGGCGCTCTGGTTCGCGGCGCGCGCCGAGGACGGCCGCGGCGAGCCCTCCGAGCTGTCCCGCGCGCTGCCCGCGCACTTCGGCCTCGACTCGATGTACGCGCTGATCGAGGCGCTGCACCTGGGCCTGGTGCCGTTGGAGCGGCGGCACGAACTGACGCCCGTCCTCTTCCGGGTGAGCGCCGGGGGCGACCCGGTCGCGCTGTCCCTGGTGCACCGGCTCGCCGAGGAGGTCGTCGCGCTGTCGTCGGTGGCGCTGGGGCGGCTCGGGCTCCTGGACGAGGAGGTGCCGGTGATGCTGGGCGGCAGCGTGCTCGCCGCGCGGCACCCGCAGCTGGAGGAGCGGATCCGTGAACTCCTCGCCGAGCGGGCGCCGAAGGCCGTCGTCGGCTTCGTGACGGCGCCGCCGGTCCTGGGGGCGGGGCTGCTCGCCCTGGACGAGGCGGCGGCGGGCCCGGACGCGGCGGCCCGGCTGAGGGAGCACTACGGGGTCTGAGGTCGTGGCGGGGTGGTCGGCGGGGCGTCTCCTCGGTGGGGGGAGGCGCCCCGCAGCCATGTTCACCTGTTCGAGCGATGTCCGAGACGGAACCGATCAGGGCCGGGCGACGTATTCAGAGTGAGGGGGTTCGCCCGCGGATGTGCCGGGGGCATGCGGCACGATAACAACAAGATCCAGTCAATCCCGGTGTGCGGACGGCCCCCTGCGGCCATACTGCATGCCGGACCGGCCGAAGTCAGCGACCACAGGGGGAGGTCACGTGACACACCCGCCGACCGCGCCCGCCGCCCCGGCGGCGCGGAGCACGGCGCCCGCGCCCGCACGCCCGGCCGGCGTGCCCGCGCAGCCGTCGCCCGCGCCCGGCGCCGCCCCGCCCGCGGGGCGTACCGCCTGGGCCGTGGGACGCGAGCGGCTGCGGGTCGCCACGACGACCGAGCCCGGCAGGCTCCAGATCCTCGGTGCCGTCCTCGCGCTGCTCGTCGTCGCCTTCGGCGCCGTCACCGCCCTCCAGGTCGACGACCGGGCCACCGCCGCCGACGACGTCGTCAGCCGCAGCCAGCCGCTGTCCGCCGACGCCGCCGCCATCTACCGCTCCCTGGCCGACGCGGACACCACCGCCGCGAGCGGCTTCCTCGCGGGCACCCTGGAACCGGCGGACTCCCGCGCGCGGTACGACCGGGACATCGCCACCGCCGCCCGGCTCCTCGTCAAGGCCGCCGCGAGCACCGACGGTTCGAGCGCCTCGGCCCGCGAGATCGCCACGCTGAACGAACAGCTCCCCCGCTACACGGGCCTGATCGAGCGCGCCCGGGCCGCCAACCGGCAGGGACTCCCGCTCGGCGGGGCCTATCTGCGGTACGCCAACCAGCAGATGACCAGCACCCTGCTGCCCGCCGCCGAGCGGCTGTACGAGGCCGAGACGGCACGGCTCCAGGAGGACGACACGGCGGCCCGCACCTGGCCCTTCCTCTCCCTCGGCCTCGGCCTGCTCACCCTCGCCGTCCTCGTCTGGGCCCAGCGCCGCAACTACGCGAAGACCCACCGGGTCTTCAACCACGGCCTGCTCGCCGCCAGCGCCGCCACCGTGATCGCCGTCCTCTGGCTGCTCGCCGCCCACACGATGGTCCGCGCCGGGCTCGACAGCGCCCGGGCGCACGGCCAGGACTCGCTGCGCGTCCTCAACTCCGCCCGGATCGGCTCGCTCACCGCCCGGGCCAACGAGAACCTCACCCTGGTCGCCCGGGGCGCCGTCCTCACCGAGGACGGCAAGAACGACAAGTACGAGGCCGAGTACGCGTCGAGCATGGACACCCTGACCGAATCCCTCGCGAGCGCGCGGGAGCTGGCCGACGACGACACGGGCCGCGCCCCGGTCGACGAGGCCGCCTCCCGTACGGCCGAGTGGCAGACCCGCCACAAGGACGCCCGCGCCAAGGACGAGGCCGGCGACTTCGACGGCGCCCTCGGCCGGATCGTCGGCGCGAAGGAGTCGACGGGCCAGTCCTTCGATCAGGTCGACGCCGCCCTCGAGCGGGCCCTCGCGCACGAACAGGCCGAGTTCACCCGCTCCGCCGGGGACGCCAGGGACGCGCTGACGGCGCTGCCCCTGGGCGCGGCGGCCCTCGGGATACTGGGCGCGGCGGGCGCCGTGCTCGGCATCAACCGCAGACTGTCGGAGTACCGGTGAGAGGGGGCGGGATGCCGAACGGCACGTACCCGCTGGCGCGGCGGACGGCGCGGCGGTTCCGGGGCTGGGGCGGGGTGGCCGGCATGGCCGTGGCCTGCGGGCTCACCGCCTCCCTCACCCTGCTCCCGCTGGCCCACGACGGCTCCGACGCGGCCGCCGTGCCCGGGACGGCGGGCCCCGGACCCGGCGTGGCCACCGGAGTCCAGGTCAAGGCGGACACCTGCGAGAAGCCGGAGGCCTCCCTCACCCCCTCGACGGCGGACGGCCCGTCGATCGCGGCGATCAAGCAGCGCGGGAAGCTCGTCGTCGGCGTCGACCAGTCCAGCTACCGCTGGGGCTACCGGAACCCGGAGACCCGCTCCCTCGAAGGCTTCGACATCGACCTGGCCCGGGCCATCGCCAAGGACATCCTGGGCAGCGAGGACGCCGTCATCTTCCGGGCGATCCCCACGAACCAGCGGATCGCCGCCCTCGACAGCGGCAAGGTCGACCTCGTCGTGCGCACCATGACGATCAACTGCAAGCGCATCCAGCAGGTCGCCTTCTCCACCGCCTACTTCCAGGCCGGGCAGCAGGTCCTGGCGCCGAAGCTCGCCCAGGACATCACCGGCTACGACGCCTCGCTGAACGGCAAGCGGGTCTGCACCGCCGAGGGTTCCACGGCCTACGAGGCGCTGGAGGAGAAGTCCTTCGGCGCGGTGTTCAAGGACGAGGGCGACGGCACCAAGGACGACAAGGACCTGCTGACCGTCCCCAACCAGCTGGACTGCCTGGCCAGGCTCCAGCTGGGCCAGGTCGACGCGGTCGTCACGGACAACGCCCTGGCGGCCGGTCAGGCCGCCCAGGACCCGGCGGTCGAGCTCAAGGGCCGCCCGTTCACCACCGAGTTCTACGGGGTGGCCGCCAAGCTCGGCAACGACGACCTGGTCCGCCGGGTCAACCAGGTACTCGTGGGCTACCGGCAGGGCCCCTGGCAGCAGGCGTACCGGACCTGGCTGGAGAAGGACCTGCCCGGGATCACCGGGCCGCCCGCCCCGCTGTACAGATAGCACCGCGCACCAGCCGTACGAGCAGCCCCGTACACGGAGAGGAAGAGGTGATCGATGGGCGTCACGGGACCCCCCGGGCCGGTGATGGACCGGGACGAGGTGGACCGTGCGCTGGCGCGCCTCGGCGCCGAGCACAAGGCGATCGAGGACTCGCTGCTCGCGCTCCAGGACCACGCGGGCCGCAGGCTGCTCGAAGGGGCCGGACTCACCGGCACGACCCGGGACCGCTGGGCGGCCGCCGAGCGGACCATCACCCTGCTCTGGACCTGCTTCGAGGTGTACACCGACGCGCTGCGGGAGGCCCGTGAGGTGCGCGCCCGGCGCCGCTGGCCCGGCCGTGAGGAGCTCGTGGAGCTGACGGACCGGCTGCGCGGCGAGAGCGTGCACGTGGCGGGCGGGGCGGGCGAACAGGGGCTGCTCGCCGAGCGGTTCACCCTGGAGGGCCTGGTCCGCCGGATGAACGAGCTGTACGCGTCCTCCCTCGATCTCGTGGTCGCCGCCGACGCCGTCTGGTCGGCGCTGCCCGCCCGGATAGATCTGCTCGCCGCCGAACTGGGCCGGACGCGCTCCCTCGCGCACTCGGTGGGGGTGCGGCCGGGGGAGCACCCGGCCGGGGACGAGCTGGAGGACATCACCGCCGAGCTGACCGCGCTGCGTTCCCAGGTGGTGACCGATCCGCTGGCCTTCTGGCGTCCGGCGGCGGGGAGTTCGGCGCCCGGCGGGGGCCGTCCCGACACCGAGCGGTACGACCGGGCGGCGCTGGCCCTGGAGGACATCCGGCGGGAGATCGAGGCGGTGCTCGCGGTCCGGCAGGACTCCGAGGAGCGGCTGCTGCGGCTGCGGGACGTGCTCTCGCGGGCGGACCGCACACTGGCGGAGGCGCGAGCCGCGCGCGGCGAGGTCCTCGCGAAGATCGCCGCCTCCGAGGTGCCGGCCGTCAGCGGGCCGCCGATCGTGCTCCAGGAGCGGCTCGCGGCGGCCGCCGAGTACCGCAGGCACGCCCAGTGGCACCGGCTCTCGCCGCTCCTGGAGTCCCTGGAGCGGGAGGCGGAGGACGAGTTGATGCGGGCCCGGGAGTCGCTGACGGCGGTCACGGCCCCGCTCGCGGTCCGCGCCGAGCTGCGCGGCCGGCTCGACGCGTACAAGGCGAAGGTGGCGCGGCTGGGCGCGGCGGAGGACCCGCTGCTCGTGGAGCGGTACGACGCGGCCCGGCGGATGCTGTGGAGCGCGCCCTGCGACCTGCGGGTCGCGGAGCAGGCCGTGCTGCGCTACCAGCAGGCGGCGGCGGACGTACTGTCCGGCCCGAGAGACGCGGGAGGACGACAGTGGTGAGCGGGGAGACGGGTGTGGTGAGCTGTCAGCGTCCTTCGTGCGAGGGTTCGTACGAGGACATGGGAGGCGGCGAGCTGTACTGCGACACCTGCGGGCTGGCCCCGGTGGTCGCGCCCGGAGGTCTCATCGGCGGGGCGCCGACGGGGGTGGCGGTCCCGGGCCGGGGCACGGGTACGGGTACGGGCAGGGGCAGCGGTGTCGGCGGGCCCGACTCCGGTTCCGCGCGGAGCGGTTCGCGGGCGTCGTCGCGGGCGTCGTCGCGTTCCTCGACCTCGCGCCGTTCGGTCTCGGGGCGGCTCTCCCGCTCGCTCTCCGGGGCGTCCACGTCCCGCTCGGTGTCGGTGCGCAGCTCGGGTTCGTCGTCCGGCCAGTCCGCCAGGAACCGGCTGGGCGCCGGTCTGGTCACGATCCCCGAGGTGCCGCGTCCGGACCCTCGGGCGGCGGTCATGGAGAACCCCGAGGTGCCCGAGCGGAAGCGTTTCTGCTCGCGCTCCGACTGCGGTGCCCCGGTGGGCCGTTCGCGCGGTGAGCGGCCGGGCCGCACCGAGGGCTTCTGCACCAAGTGCGGGCACCCGTACTCCTTCGTGCCGAAGCTGCGCGGCGGGGACATCGTCCACGGCCAGTACGAGGTCGCGGGCTGCCTCGCGCACGGCGGCCTCGGCTGGATCTACCTCGCCGTCGACCGGGCCGTCTCCGACCGGTGGGTGGTCCTCAAGGGCCTGCTCGACACCGGGGACCAGGACGCCATGGCCGCGGCGATCTCGGAGCGCCGCTTCCTCGCCGAGATCGAGCACTCCAACATCGTCCGCATCTACAACTTCGTCGAGCACCTCGACCAGCGCACCGGCTCCCTCGACGGGTACATCGTCATGGAGTACGTCGGCGGCAAGTCGCTCAAGGAGATCGCCAACGACCGGCGCACCCCGGACGGCCGGCGCGACCCGCTGCCGGTCGAGCAGGCCTGCGCGTACGGGATCGAGGCCCTGGAGGCGCTCGGACACCTGCACAGCAGGAACCTGCTGTACTGCGACTTCAAGGTCGACAACGCCATCCAGAGCGAGGACCAGCTCAAGCTCATCGACATGGGCGCGGTCCGGCGGATGGACGACGAGGAGTCCGCGATCTACGGCACGGTCGGCTACCAGGCGCCCGAGGTGGCCGAGGTGGGGCCTTCGGTGGCGAGCGACCTGTACACGGTGGCGCGCACGCTCGCGGTGATGACCTTCGACTTCCAGGGCTACACGAACGTCTTCGTGGACTCGCTGCCCGACCCGGACAACATCGAGGTCTTCCGGACGTACGAGTCGTTCTACCGCTTCCTGGTCCGTGCCACGGACCCGGACCCGGCGCGCCGGTTCGCCTCCGCGCAGGAGATGGCCGAGCAGCTGACGGGTGTGCTGCGGGAGGTCGTGGCGCTGCAGTCGGGGCGGCCGCGGCCGGCGCTCTCGACGCTGTTCGGCACCGAGGTGCGGGTCACGGACACCACGCTGTTCGCCGAACTGACGGAGGACGTGTCGCTCCTCGGCGCCCGACGCCGGGGCCGCAAGCAGACCGCACCACCGGCCGGACCACCGGCCGTCCCGCCCGCCGTCCCGGCCACCGGACAGCCCGCCGTCCCGCCCGCCGGGCAGCCCGCCGTCCCGGCCGCCGGACAGCCCGCCGGGCTCGCGGAGTCGCTCGCGCCGCTGGACGCGCCCGCCACCGCGCTCGCGCTGCCCGTGCCGCGCGTCGACCCGGGCGACCCCAACGCCGGATTCCTCGCCGGTCTCGCCGCCGCCGCGCCCGGCGAACTGCTCGCCGCGCTCCAGGCCGCCCCCGCACCCTCCGCCGAGCTGCTGCTGCGCACCCTCCGGGCCCAGCTGGAGCTGGGCGACCTGCCGGCCGCCGCCCACACCCTGGCCGGCCTCGAGCAGCGGGACCCGGACGACTGGCGGGTCGTCTGGTACCGGGGCGTCACCTCCCTGGTGACCGGGGACCACGAGCACGCGGCGCTCGCCTTCGACGC is from Streptomyces venezuelae ATCC 10712 and encodes:
- a CDS encoding serine/threonine-protein kinase, which gives rise to MGGGELYCDTCGLAPVVAPGGLIGGAPTGVAVPGRGTGTGTGRGSGVGGPDSGSARSGSRASSRASSRSSTSRRSVSGRLSRSLSGASTSRSVSVRSSGSSSGQSARNRLGAGLVTIPEVPRPDPRAAVMENPEVPERKRFCSRSDCGAPVGRSRGERPGRTEGFCTKCGHPYSFVPKLRGGDIVHGQYEVAGCLAHGGLGWIYLAVDRAVSDRWVVLKGLLDTGDQDAMAAAISERRFLAEIEHSNIVRIYNFVEHLDQRTGSLDGYIVMEYVGGKSLKEIANDRRTPDGRRDPLPVEQACAYGIEALEALGHLHSRNLLYCDFKVDNAIQSEDQLKLIDMGAVRRMDDEESAIYGTVGYQAPEVAEVGPSVASDLYTVARTLAVMTFDFQGYTNVFVDSLPDPDNIEVFRTYESFYRFLVRATDPDPARRFASAQEMAEQLTGVLREVVALQSGRPRPALSTLFGTEVRVTDTTLFAELTEDVSLLGARRRGRKQTAPPAGPPAVPPAVPATGQPAVPPAGQPAVPAAGQPAGLAESLAPLDAPATALALPVPRVDPGDPNAGFLAGLAAAAPGELLAALQAAPAPSAELLLRTLRAQLELGDLPAAAHTLAGLEQRDPDDWRVVWYRGVTSLVTGDHEHAALAFDAVYDAFPGEPSPKLALGICAEVLGQLDNAAEYYRLVWATDPSFVSAAFGLARVRLAAGDRAGAVRTLESVPEASIHYTAARVATVRARLRRRPAWEPLGADLTAAAAQVSALQGFGLDAVRRERLSTEVLGTALDWVLSGSPGAEPGGGTLLLGSELDERGLRFGLERSYRVLARLAQQGEERIELVERANRFRPRTWV
- a CDS encoding glutamate ABC transporter substrate-binding protein: MPNGTYPLARRTARRFRGWGGVAGMAVACGLTASLTLLPLAHDGSDAAAVPGTAGPGPGVATGVQVKADTCEKPEASLTPSTADGPSIAAIKQRGKLVVGVDQSSYRWGYRNPETRSLEGFDIDLARAIAKDILGSEDAVIFRAIPTNQRIAALDSGKVDLVVRTMTINCKRIQQVAFSTAYFQAGQQVLAPKLAQDITGYDASLNGKRVCTAEGSTAYEALEEKSFGAVFKDEGDGTKDDKDLLTVPNQLDCLARLQLGQVDAVVTDNALAAGQAAQDPAVELKGRPFTTEFYGVAAKLGNDDLVRRVNQVLVGYRQGPWQQAYRTWLEKDLPGITGPPAPLYR
- a CDS encoding N-acetylglucosamine kinase: MGVNLNGVLLAVDAGNSKTDVAVLAPDGSVLGAARGGGFQPPVVGVPTAVDTLAEIVGRAWAEAGGAGSSPAFAHVTACLANADLPVEETALQAELLGRGWSRSVRVHNDTFAVLRAGLDEPRGVAVVCGAGINCVGMTPDGRTARFPAIGKLSGDWGGGGGMAEEALWFAARAEDGRGEPSELSRALPAHFGLDSMYALIEALHLGLVPLERRHELTPVLFRVSAGGDPVALSLVHRLAEEVVALSSVALGRLGLLDEEVPVMLGGSVLAARHPQLEERIRELLAERAPKAVVGFVTAPPVLGAGLLALDEAAAGPDAAARLREHYGV